In Methanobrevibacter arboriphilus JCM 13429 = DSM 1125, the genomic window TCAGACTGCTATAGGTATAATACTGGTACTTTTAGTTATATTCAGAAGTAGGTTATTGAAATCTTTCCAGAAAAAATAGTTTAAACTAAATATAAACTAAATATAAATTAAATATAAATTAAATATAGATTAAATATTGATTAAATATAAATCAAATCTAAAATAATCATTTTTTAATAATTAAACTTCTTAATAAGATATTTGTTATTAATAATTATGTTTATTTTTAATTAATAAAATTTGTATTCAAATCCTATTTTTAATAGGCAAATCCTATTTTTAATAGGTTTTATATAATTCTTTTAAAATTTAAAGTTATATGTGATAATTATGGCATTAATATTAATTCGTGGAGATAATAATTCAAAATTACTCAATGCAATTGCAGATATTGAGAGACATGCTCAATTGCACTTAATCAAAGATCCTCAAAAGATTGATGGGGAATTTGCAGATTCTATAGTTGAAAGTATCCTAAATGCTCCTTTAAGAAATAAATCTAAAGTAGCAACTGCTTTTTTTGTTAGAGAAGATATTACTCTAGCTATAATGCAAATTAAGAAGATACATCCTCCTGCTCATGTTGTAGTGGTAAGTGATGAATATAAAGAATATAGTTCACTAAATGAAAAATTAGATGAGGCTCCTATCTTTAGAGGTTATTATTCAAACAAAGCTCAAAAAGGAACAGAACTTAAAGATTAT contains:
- a CDS encoding DUF356 domain-containing protein produces the protein MALILIRGDNNSKLLNAIADIERHAQLHLIKDPQKIDGEFADSIVESILNAPLRNKSKVATAFFVREDITLAIMQIKKIHPPAHVVVVSDEYKEYSSLNEKLDEAPIFRGYYSNKAQKGTELKDYKSNISNPRHK